The Ailuropoda melanoleuca isolate Jingjing chromosome 9, ASM200744v2, whole genome shotgun sequence genome includes a region encoding these proteins:
- the ISL2 gene encoding insulin gene enhancer protein ISL-2, producing MVDIIFHYPFLGAMGDHSKKKPGTAMCVGCGSQIHDQFILRVSPDLEWHAACLKCAECSQYLDETCTCFVRDGKTYCKRDYVRLFGIKCAKCQVGFSSSDLVMRARDSVYHIECFRCSVCSRQLLPGDEFSLREHELLCRADHGLLLERAAAGSPRSPGPLPGARGLHLPDPGSGRQPSLRPHVHKQTEKTTRVRTVLNEKQLHTLRTCYAANPRPDALMKEQLVEMTGLSPRVIRVWFQNKRCKDKKKSILMKQLQQQQHNDKTSLQGLTGTPLVAGSPIRHESAVQGSAVEVQTYQPPWKALSEFALQSDLDQPAFQQLVSFSESGSLGNSSGSDVTSLSSQLPDTPNSMVPSPVET from the exons ATGGtggatattatttttcattatcctTTCCTGGGTGCTATGGGGGATCATTCCAAGA AGAAGCCCGGGACTGCCATGTGCGTGGGCTGCGGGAGTCAGATCCACGACCAGTTTATCCTGCGGGTGTCGCCCGACCTGGAGTGGCATGCCGCCTGCCTCAAGTGCGCCGAGTGCAGCCAGTACCTGGACGAGACGTGCACGTGCTTCGTGAGAGACGGGAAGACCTACTGCAAGCGGGACTATGTCAG GCTGTTCGGCATCAAGTGCGCCAAGTGCCAGGTGGGCTTCAGCAGCAGCGATCTGGTGATGCGGGCGCGGGACAGTGTGTATCACATCGAGTGCTTCCGCTGCTCCGTGTGCAGCCGCCAGCTGCTGCCCGGCGACGAGTTCTCGCTGCGGGAGCACGAGCTGCTCTGCCGCGCCGACCACGGCCTCCTGCTGGAGCGCGCAGCGGCCGGCAGCCCGCGCAGCCCCGGCCCACTCCCCGGCGCCCGCGGCCTGCATCTGCCAG ACCCCGGGTCGGGCCGGCAGCCCTCGCTGCGCCCGCACGTGCACAAACAGACGGAGAAGACAACCCGCGTGCGGACGGTGCTCAACGAGAAGCAGCTGCACACTCTGCGGACCTGCTATGCCGCCAACCCGCGGCCCGACGCGCTCATGAAGGAGCAGCTGGTGGAGATGACGGGCCTGAGCCCACGGGTCATCCGCGTCTGGTTCCAGAACAAGCGTTGCAAGGACAAGAAGAAATCCATTCTCATGAagcagctgcagcagcagcagcacaacGACAAGACG agcctccagggaTTGACTGGGACGCCCCTGGTGGCGGGCAGCCCCATCCGCCACGAGAGTGCTGTGCAGGGCAGCGCAGTTGAGGTGCAGACGTACCAGCCACCGTGGAAAGCCCTCAGCGAGTTTGCCCTCCAGAGTGACCTGGACCAACCTGCCTTCCAGCAGCTG GTCTCCTTCTCCGAGTCTGGCTCCCTAGGCAACTCCTCCGGCAGCGATGTGACCTCCCTGTCCTCGCAGCTCCCGGACACCCCCAACAGCATGGTGCCGAGTCCCGTGGAGACGTGA